The Xyrauchen texanus isolate HMW12.3.18 chromosome 28, RBS_HiC_50CHRs, whole genome shotgun sequence genome has a segment encoding these proteins:
- the katna1 gene encoding katanin p60 ATPase-containing subunit A1: MSLGEINENVKLAREYALLGNYSSAVVCYQGVLEQIRKYLYSVRDSSLQQKWQQVWQEISEETKQVREIMATLESFQLESTPSKPSSFGLENDILPVHVEHRSPPCVVRKSSGPHKDSKSHGNRISVGPRGLQRPSTRIANGDKGKPQKGKEKKENPSKPKDDKNKAEGVETEVKRFDRGGEDRDLIDSLERDIISQNPNVTWDDIADLEEAKKLLKEAVVLPMWMPEFFKGIRRPWKGVLMVGPPGTGKTLLAKAVATECRTTFVNVSSSTLTSKYRGESEKLVRLLFEMARFYAPSTIFIDEIDSICSRRGNSEEHEASRRVKAELLVQMDGVGGTSDNDPSKMVMVLAATNFPWDIDEALRRRLEKRIYIPLPSAKGRVELLKISLKELELANDVNMDKISEQMEGYSGADITNVCRDASLMAMRRRIEGLTPEEIRNLPKDEMHMPTTMEDFETALTKVSKSVSAADLEKYEKWIAEFGSC; the protein is encoded by the exons ATGAGTTTGGGGGAAATCAATGAGAATGTGAAACTGGCTCGGGAATATGCCCTGCTGGGGAACTACAGCTCTGCAGTGGTCTGTTATCAGGGGGTCCTGGAGCAGATCAGAAAATACCTCTACTCCGTAAGAGACTCCTCTCTACAGCAGAAATGGCAACAG GTTTGGCAGGAGATAAGTGAGGAAACGAAGCAAGTTCGGGAGATCATGGCAACACTCGAGAGCTTCCAGCTAGAATCGACCCCATCCAAACCCAGCAGTTTTGGCCTGGAGAATGATATTTTGCCTGTTCATGTGGAACACAG GTCTCCTCCATGTGTAGTGCGGAAATCCTCTGGGCCACATAAAGACAGTAAAAGCCACGGTAACCGGATAAGCGTTGGCCCCCGTGGTTTGCAGAGGCCATCAACGCGCATCGCCAATGGTGACAAGGGAAAACCTCAGAAAggcaaagaaaagaaagaaaacccaTCAAAGCCAAAAGATGACAAG AACAAAGCAGAAGGTGTGGAGACAGAGGTAAAGAGGTTCGACCGAGGAGGAGAGGACAGAGACCTGATTGATTCTCTGGAGAGGGATATCATCTCCCAAAACCCTAATGTGACATG GGATGACATTGCTGACCTGGAGGAGGCTAAAAAGCTGTTGAAAGAGGCAGTGGTTTTGCCCATGTGGATGCCCGAGTTCTTTAAAGGAATAAGGCGACCGTGGAAG GGAGTGTTAATGGTCGGGCCTCCAGGCACAGGAAAGACATTGCTGGCCAAAGCTGTTGCCACTGAGTGCAGAACTACCTTCGTTAACGTTTCTTCTTCCACCCTCACCTCTAAATACAGAGGAGAGTCGGAAAAACTTGTACGGCTTCTGTTTGAAATG GCCCGATTTTATGCCCCCAGCACCATCTTCATTGATGAGATAGACTCTATATGTAGCCGTAGAGGAAACTCAGAAGAACATGAAGCCAGCAGACGTGTCAAAGCTGAATTGCTCGTCCAAATGGATG GTGTTGGTGGGACATCTGACAATGACCCATCAAAAATGGTTATGGTTCTGGCAGCCACCAACTTCCCTTGGGACATTGACGAAGCGCTGAGGCGTCGCCTAGAGAAAAGAATTTATATCCCACTGCCCTCAG CTAAAGGCAGAGTGGAGTTGCTGAAGATCAGTCTGAAAGAGCTGGAGCTGGCTAATGATGTTAACATGGACAAGATCTCTGAGCAAATGGAGGGATACTCTGGAGCTGATATCACCAACGTTTGCAG AGACGCTTCTTTGATGGCAATGAGAAGGCGGATCGAGGGTTTGACCCCAGAGGAGATTCGAAATTTACCAAAGGATGAGATGCACATGCCTACTACAATGGAGGATTTTGAGACTGCATTAACGAAAGTATCCAAGTCTGTATCTGCTGCTGACCTAGAGAAATATGAGAAGTGGATAGCTGAGTTTGGCTCCTGCTGA